The Vitis vinifera cultivar Pinot Noir 40024 chromosome 12, ASM3070453v1 genome has a segment encoding these proteins:
- the LOC100255538 gene encoding anthocyanidin 3-O-glucosyltransferase 2 encodes MKQTELVFIPVPIISHLSPTVEIAKLLTQRDPRFSITIFIMKFPFGSIDSMTTDSDSIRFVTLPPVEISSGATTPSPFMPEFIKAQTLLVRDAVHELTRSNSVRLAGFVIDALCTHMIDVADEFGAPSYLFSTSSAASLGFLLHLQFLHDYEGLNLDEFKDSDAELQVPSCANSVPGKVFPPMIFDKGVDGAAGLMYHMRRLRQAKGVMVNTFIELESHAIQSFSGSTLPPVYPVGPILNTRTRFGEDQQNASDIMSWLDDQPPSSVVFLCFGGMGSFGADQIKEIANGLERSGHRFLWSLRQAPPKGKMAFSRDYENIEEVLPDGFLHRTARIGKIIGWAPQVAVLAHTAVGGFVSHCGWNSLLESIWYGVPVATWPIYAEQQINAFQMVKDLGLAVEIKIDYNKDNNYIVNAHEIENGLKNLMSINSEVRKKMNEMQQISRRVIIDGGSSHSFLGHFIENVMTNIP; translated from the coding sequence ATGAAACAAACTGAGCTTGTCTTCATCCCAGTTCCGATCATTAGCCACCTTTCGCCTACAGTGGAGATTGCAAAGCTGCTTACTCAGCGAGACCCCCGATTCTCAATCACGATCTTCATCATGAAGTTTCCGTTTGGGTCCATTGATAGTATGACCACGGACTCTGATTCCATACGTTTCGTCACACTTCCTCCTGTAGAGATCAGCTCCGGAGCGACGACGCCTAGTCCCTTCATGCCTGAATTCATCAAAGCTCAGACACTACTCGTCAGAGACGCAGTCCACGAGCTCACTCGCTCCAACTCGGTTCGGCTCGCTGGGTTCGTTATTGACGCGCTCTGCACCCACATGATTGATGTGGCCGATGAGTTTGGGGCGCCTTCCTATCTCTTCTCCACTTCCAGCGCCGCTTCTCTTGGCTTCCTGTTGCATCTTCAGTTCCTCCATGACTATGAGGGGTTGAATCTTGATGAGTTCAAGGACTCGGATGCTGAGTTGCAGGTTCCGAGTTGTGCTAACTCGGTTCCAGGTAAGGTCTTCCCTCCTATGATTTTTGACAAGGGAGTCGATGGGGCTGCAGGGCTTATGTATCATATGAGAagattaagacaagccaagggTGTTATGGTAAATACATTTATTGAGCTTGAATCACATGctattcaatcattttctgGCAGTACATTACCGCCAGTGTATCCCGTTGGACCCATTCTCAACACTAGAACGAGATTTGGTGAGGATCAACAAAATGCCAGTGACATCATGAGTTGGCTTGATGATCAGCCTCCATCGTCTGTGGTTTTCCTATGCTTCGGGGGCATGGGAAGCTTTGGTGCGGATCAGATCAAGGAGATAGCAAATGGGCTAGAGCGCAGTGGGCATCGCTTCTTGTGGTCCCTTCGCCAAGCTCCCCCAAAGGGTAAAATGGCATTTTCGAGAGACTACGAAAATATTGAGGAAGTTCTACCAGACGGGTTTTTACATCGGACGGCTAGAATTGGAAAGATAATTGGATGGGCTCCACAAGTAGCGGTTTTAGCCCACACAGCTGTTGGAGGATTTGTTTCTCACTGTGGATGGAATTCTCTCCTCGAAAGCATATGGTACGGTGTTCCAGTAGCCACATGGCCAATATATGCGGAACAACAAATCAACGCTTTCCAAATGGTGAAAGATTTAGGATTGGCagtagaaattaaaattgattataatAAGGATAACAACTATATTGTAAATGCTCATGAGATTGAAAATGGATTAAAGAATTTGATGAGCATTAATAGTGAAGtgaggaagaaaatgaatgaaatgcaACAAATAAGTAGAAGAGTTATAATAGATGGTGGATCATCGCACTCTTTTTTAGgtcattttattgaaaatgtaaTGACTAATATTCCATAA